In Gadus chalcogrammus isolate NIFS_2021 chromosome 1, NIFS_Gcha_1.0, whole genome shotgun sequence, the sequence TTAATAAGCCGCCACTGTACGTGAGGCTGGCGTCACATGGCGCTCCGATGGCAATAATCAGATCCTATGATGGAATGTGGAACAAATGCAGGGATAGGACTGGCTCTGCTTCCCAGCTGCATAGCAACTGGTCATAGTTTCAGTGTTAggtctgtgtgtatttatgtgtgtgtgtgtgcgtgtgcgtgtgcgtgtgtgtgtgtgtgtgtgtgtgtgtgtgtgtgtgtgtgtgtgtgtgtgtgtgtgtgtgtgtgtttgtgggtgggtggtagtgtgggtgggtgggagggttaTCGACGTATTTTTTTTGTGCGAACACGTGTTGCTCTGGGTGAGCGAGTTTGTTTAAAAATACTTGGCTTCCTCTACTTAATTTATTGTGACAGAACAAAACAGGTTCGTTTTACCGTATGTCTTCAAGTGAAGATTAAAAAATGATAAGGAATAGGCAGCCTCTATTGCAAGGATGTAGCCTTACTAaatacagaacaacaacaacaacaacaacaacaacaacaacaacaacaacaacaacaacaacacaaggaGCCTACCTTCAGGTTCTCCCCCTTCTGACCCCTCACAGCTCCTCGCCATCCCCTAtgtgggacgaggaggaggacaggtggCGGTTCTTCCCGGTCTGCACTGCCTGGAGGTTCTTGTATCGCACCAGCGCCAACGCTATCTCCGCGTTCCAAGAGGTCCCCTCCTGGGGGCACCTGAAGTCAATCTCCTTTCCGGGGGCCATGACGACCGTGAAGTACACCAGCCCGCGTTTGTACTCCACGCAGTCCACGGTGGCCATGCGCTCGAAGCGCAGCTCTTTAGCCTTGGAGCCGAACGCAGCGGTCTGCGCGTCGCTGCCGCTGCCGGCGCTCCTACACTTGTGCAGGCGCAAGCCGTCCTCCGTGAGCACACAGCGCTTCTTCTTCCACAGCTGGAGCAGACCGCTGCTGCGCTTCTCCAAAAGTCCATCTCTGATCACTTTGGCCGGAAGGGACATAACTGCAAAGAAGTAGTCTATGAATAAACCGCTTGTTAATAAATGAAATTATGAAAGCGGTCGCCTAGTGTGTAGTCCTTCCATAACAAGGAGAAATGTGCGCTGGATGTTCCAGATGTTGTCAACCTTCGTTAATCCACtattgaagaaaaataaaagtttcccTGTGAGCTAGGAGTTCAAATCATTTACCAGAGGATAACAACAGAAAATCAACAACCCTAATATAATACGGCTTCCCAGAGTAGCCTAGTCTTTGTACACACTCCTAAACTGGCTGATCGCTTAAATGTGGAGAAGGGCAGGATATGTTTGTACATGCCCAGCTCCTCTGGACCGTCTGAGCTCAGCGCAACACGCCCCTTCTGGTGACGCCAAGATATCCGGTTCTCTATGTTAATGGGATTcccacgtttgtgtgtgtgtgtgtgtgtgtgtgtgtgtgtgtgtgtgtgtgtgtgtgtgtgtgtgtgtgtgtgtgtgtgtgtgtgtgtgtgtgtgtgtgtgtgtgtgtgtgtgtgtgtgtgtgtctgtgtgtctgtgtgtgtgtgtgtgtgtgtgtgtgtgtgtgtgtgtgtgtgtgtgtgtgtgtgtgtgtgtgtggttgtgtgtgtgtgtgtgtgtgtgtgtgtgtgtgtgtgtgtgtgtgtgtgtgtgtgtgtgtgtgtgtgtgcgtctctctctctttctctcatttgCACATTTGCATTGCCAAAACAAGAAAAGGAAATAATATACAACATGatgattatttaaaataataacagtaaaaacaaatacaaaattcACTAATATCGCCTGTAATACAATATGATAAAAATTTGAATGTGCATACATTGAAATATTACAATTTGATAATATTAGATAACAAGGTTATGGTCAGGATAATGGTTTAACATACTAGGACTGTCTGAGAATAAGGAATGATGTCTTTACCCGTATGCAAAAACATTGAAAGTATATCACTATACATTATACTTATGCATAGGCCTACACTTGGGTGTCCCTCTATTCTACAATATTGAAACAGATTATAATAGGATCTAATATATTACTCTCAATTTGTATTTCCCAAAGtctaaatgaagaaaaaaaatgaaatagtgACTGCATTAGTCACATCTACATCCCTTGTGAAATATGTTTACGCCCAGGAGTTTTTGTTATATTCCGAGAAGGAGGTCAGAGCCTGCGCGTGCCTGTGAATGCGCTTTTGGTATGCCTgtagtgtgtgtggtatgtgtgttgtgtgtatggtatgtgtgttgtgcgtggTATGTGTGGATTTGCATGGATGAAAGATGGAATGGTCGTCTACAGCAAGTGTGTGGAAATGTTTCAAAGCGTCACTTTTTATGAAAGTTGTTAAACAAAAGCAAAGAAGAAAGGTTGTCTAATAAAGAAAGTCTAGGCCTACAGGAAAGTCTGACTTTGATCAGTTAACTTAGTGATGGCATTCTGCGTGGGCAGGGAGCTCAACACGAGGGTGTGTTCAGTGGATGAGGCAACAGTTTCACTCTTGATTTTTGATGCGTTCTTGAAATAGTACTGTTGGCAATGACCTTGTAGCAATGATTGCTATGGATGTCTTTATTGTACTTTATTATTTCTTAACCACAGGGGGCAATTCATATTAAGTGTACCAAAAAAATCacaaatatttaatatttgtgCTCCTTTGGAGTCGCAATGATGGAGTCATTCTCATTTAGTTAAGACTTTcagaattaaaaaatgtaattcataGTGTTCTGTCAAATCTGACTTGCAGTGCAACTGTGTGACGCAAGCTAGTGTAGCTCAGCTGGATGGGGGTTGTGAGTGGGAGAGGTTGTGATAGGGTTGATTGTTGGATTCTTGTAATCAAAGAGATTGACGGGCTGGTGAGCATTGTTTTATTTGTAGAACATTTCAGttataggatgtgattttatGATCCCATTACTGAAATGACTATAGATCAGCACTGAACTGTGTCCAGGATATTATAAGCTACAAGCTAGTTTAAATGTTACACACTGGGACTCTTAACTTTTTTTCTTGCTAAATGATATCCACAATTCATCCTCTCTGGATGGGCGGCAAGTAGGGCCTAGTCATTGATATCGTTACATCTGCCCATGGCTTGCTGGTTCACCTTGCATGAATGCAGCCACCTCATCCACACTTGATCAACCTACGCCTTCTTAACAAGTGCATCTTTATTGTGTCAAATTATGTAGACTAGCCTACATCATATACCCAGCCcctttaatttgtttgtgtatgtctaacTTGGCACATGGAATGTAAAGTAGACAAAATGGTCTAGGAGAACATAGTTAATGAGTTTTATATAAAATCTGACATTTTTAAATGCGTATACATTATATGCGTACATTTGACCCACTCTATAAATGTAGCTACACCTCAAGCCACTATAGGCTGATAATTGGAAAACATACATTGTGCTGATTTAATTGCACTGTTCAAATTCAAATATTAAATTTCATGACAATAATAACATTTCAATTAGGTCTATAAGCTGTGATAGAATGGTCCACATCTGCAACACTGTATCATCAGTGgtaacaaaaaacaacatttactTTCATATATTAATGTGCCATCTTATGAATATccaaacacagaatcaacaAGTGTCCACGGGGTCTCTGTACAAAATATCTTTTTTGTAAAAGGCATTTAGAAAATAAGTGTATATTCTTCAAAGCATATACTATGTGCATGAACTAGGAACAGCGTATCGTGTATGTCTTTAATCCATGTGTAATGTGCCTGGTGTATGCAGGATTGAAAGGCCCTTTTTACTACAACATCCGCCCAGCAGATGAAAACATAATAATTGGGAGGCAAAGAAAAAAGAGGTTGGGCATTGGGTTTCACAGCAGCAGGTGCAAGGGGCCCTCTCGCTTGAGAAGGGGGCGCAGATAAGTATAGCAGACCCCTCCTATTTTACAGAgaatccccccctcctccgtttAACGACTTGAACATTTTCAGTAAAAAGTATTGTGGTAAGTGTGTTCCCCAAAAAAGGGGTTCAGGTTTTTCATTAACATTTAATATCCAGTCCAATCACAAAAATATCTGTCTTTGCACATCAACTTGTATTTGCTTCATTAATCACCCTAGGagtaaagagaaaataaatagcTTAGCTAAATAATTTAGCTACTGATTGTATGTTTTCTTTAGAAATATACATAGACAAAATGGAGGCATCTTTTAAAAAGATACAGTGAACAATAGGTTAAGGGAGGAAACTTCAATCTCGTTGATTTAAATCAAAGTCAACCAGTGATAGAAGTGGTAAGGAGATTCAGGACTAGAGAGTgttggagagaggcagggaggggtcTATGACAAAGTCCTCAGACCCTCTCTTGAAGGGGTCTGATGAGCCGACAAACGCAGGAATTAATAACCGCTCGGCTGAGCAAGTCCAACCATTGGTTGGCGATGGTCACGTTCACCGAAGCGCTCAGGGAGGGACATGAGTCTGAAGTGTGTCAGAATACAAACTGggagggtgtctgtgtgtgtgggggggggggggggggggctaaggaAGAGCCAGACAAGGCAGGGGGGACGGAGCGCCTCCAGAGCCGAACCGGGGTGcccggtgagggggagggtcccTGTGCGACGGTGGCAGTGGGGGGGGCGTACGGCCTGACAGAGCAGGCGGGGGGGAAGCCTCCCTCGGTGGCTTGCGAGGCGAGGGGACCGCGGGTCTCTGGAACGTGGGCCCCTCGGCCCGGGACCCCCCTCCATCCAACTGCGGGCGGGCTCGGACGGTCGCGGTGGTATCAGAccctcctttctccccctcccctcccccctccaccatctcctcctcctcctccgtggcggTGTACTGCTGCAGGCGGATGTGCCAGGCCAGGCTGCAGACGGCCGACACCGTCTTGAACTGGTGGATGACGTTGCGGGGGATGAAGTAGATGTCGTCGTGGCAGAGCTGCGTGCGCACGTAGTGGATGCCCTCGCGCCGCAGCTGGTTCAGCTTCCCGTCGTCCACCCACTgcacacactggggggggggtaaatagtaaatatctatctgtctgtctgtctgtctgtctgtctatcaatTTACTGTATTATAGTTTATGATACTGTACTACACACGTTAGGGGGCCACTGGGGGAGTTTTGCTGCCCCCTAAAGGTGGCGTTAATACACTGCAGAAGCTGATAGATAAATCAACAGTGCTGTGGTTTCATGTCTGATCAGGTCTGGCCGTGGGAACGATGTCAGAGtttaaaaagtagctgagaGTATGATGAATGGGCAGGAAGCGTTTTGCATAATTAAAAACATGgaaatacctttttttttaatgtatcaaATGACTACTCACTAAGGTTAGAACTAACCTATCAGCTGCATATAACATTATTTTTGCTTTACTTAGTTTGTTTCATTTGAAACAAACTTGGCTAAACCAAAACCGAAAGGGTTAGAGTGTGTAAGGTGTGGTCTTCATCTGAGTCTTGTGACTCGTCGTAGATACCACCGGCCCAGTAGTTCAAATACCTGGGACCCACCTGAGACACTGGGGGCTCATAGAGGTCCAGCTGCAGCCTCTGCACCACATCGTTGAAGTCTCCCGCTTGAAAACACACCACGTCTTTGGTGATCCGAGGCCGGTTACCACTGAGATGAGAGCAggaataacaaacacacaccaaaacatg encodes:
- the phlda3 gene encoding pleckstrin homology-like domain family A member 3: MSLPAKVIRDGLLEKRSSGLLQLWKKKRCVLTEDGLRLHKCRSAGSGSDAQTAAFGSKAKELRFERMATVDCVEYKRGLVYFTVVMAPGKEIDFRCPQEGTSWNAEIALALVRYKNLQAVQTGKNRHLSSSSSHIGDGEEL